In Oryza sativa Japonica Group chromosome 1, ASM3414082v1, the genomic stretch TTTttgaaataaatatttttatgtggtataTGAGAGAGAATCTGTTAATAAAAGAGATAATAgcacaaaaatatcttatgtagtgtatgaaagatgatttatattaaaaacaacaatAGTCAAGTATTTTAAGTAGCATATAAAAGATAAGttatattttttgtaaaaaatagaaatgtaaaaaacttgaaacttatatacaaatttCCATGTTGTATAAGGaggccacataaaaattttcatacttttttgaaacttttaatgagataaatcaattgttaactTTGTATGTCTGTAAGGGTATTTTgagtatttttgaaaagaaggctCAACCCAATGGCATGTTGTaaaacaattgataaagtcgccggtatattatagaaagcgACAATGTTGATGGCAAATTGTTGAACTCGAACAAACTCAGTGGTACAGAGTAGATTCTCTCATAAATGTATTGTTACAGTTTATTGGATGTTATGTTATGGAATATAATAATTATTCTCTCCGTCTCAAATTATAAAGTCTATATTTTTTACGTATTTTTTAATGGCATAAAagtatataatttatatatgttcCCACAGAATATAAAATTAACatcacataaaaatattttaaaatattaatctAGTGATATACATGTATAATACTTAACATATACTATGGTTAATataattattagtcaaaagttaTCAAATTTGGACGCCCTATAATTTGGCATGAAGGGAGTATCTTATTTAATCATTAGTTATTACAAGCACTGTAGATCAATGGGCGCCTTAAAGAAAATGATAACACTATACATTTCCTCGTAAGCCCAGCTGAAGCTATATGTCGGATGATCTAACCCCTTTTCACACAATACTGGAGAAAGGGCATTCCAAATCAAATATCAATGCATGTAAATCTCAGATTCCACAGCAGTGTATTGTAATTCGCCATCTAATGTGCCAATAGTTGTTTCAATGGAACATAATATCAACAGAAATTAAACAGCCAAACAAGGGCGGCAAATTCCTATCTCAATCGGTGCTCACTTTGGTTGCATTGCCATGCACAATATATTAACACACTAGTGTGGTCAAGCAAAACAAGTTGGATGCACTTGCGGTTGTAGCTGAGTAGAGCACAATGCTGCAAGAATGGTGAAAAAAATGGCAAGATTGCTGCGAAGCTTGGTCATCCCTAAAAGACTACCCACTTCGCTGTCCTCTCTCTCTGAAGAAGAAAGTTGGCCTCTTTCTAACTCAGTGATTGTTCCGGAGAAATCATATGTTCATAATAGACAAGATCTCGGGATGTTACTTTAGTCCCCAGAGCAGACCGCATAACGGCATAAGATCAGAGGAGCCCCACGACCTGCCGGATCCAGTCATGTCATGTGTAGGCAGCGCGTCCAACATTTGATCCTGCCAAGACAACATCCATCAAGAAGATGATCCAACAAGCTgaagcagctgctgctgcagggTTGGGTGGGTAGAGTCGACAAGGAACTTGGCGAGCTTGGAGTTGGAGGAGAGCACATGCCCGTCTCGCTGCTCTTCTTCATGGCTGCTTCTTGGCGACGAGCAGGCTCCGTTTCTCCTTCGGCCGAGCCCGCTCGCTTGAGACCAGTAATGATCAGACAAAATTGCACAGGTAACTTCACAAACGGGATCAAAGCAACAAGCAAACACCGGGAGCAGCAGCACACCCCCAACCATATCATATGCTCGCGGTATAAAATTCATAGCAAATCTGTGCAAGCAAGCATCAACTGTTAAACTGCAGAGAGTTATGATACAACATGTGGTGTGCCAACATAGTGAACATTCTTCAGTAGATAGCATATCAGAATTACCTATACAAATGAATACATCCCTACTCAAAAGCATTGGATACACAACGATTTTATTTGACACATGATAAGCTCTATTGCAAAGGACAAATGGAGATAATACGTACTGTACAGTTTTATCACTGTCAGGTGGAGAGATCAACGTGTCATAGTCAAAGATGAATAATGGGGAGTTCGAGATGGATCTCCCCGCGTATGCACAGAATATAGCCTGTGTTTGCAAGTTCAGCTTCTTCACGCGTGAAATCACTCCACCATAGCCATCTAAACTCAATCTCATTCCTACAGTGACTACATGAAACGCGATACATCCATATTGCATCAAATTGTACACAAATATCAGCAATAGCTCGTGCAACCCAAGTGGCTCTTAGACTGTGCCTAGTACCTATTAGTTGCATCTGCAGCCTGTGAACAAAAAAGGCACCAGGTAAATATCAATAACCAGCTAAAATTATGCCTGAGGGGATGATACAATGCACTTACCGCAACACGTGGAGATCGACGAGTGCTAGATAGCAAATTACTAGGACGGGCTCCTCTTTTAGTAGGATTATCTTGATTTTTCGCCCGACTTCGAGAGTGACTTTGGCTGGTGGTAGTGGTACTTTCACGTCCAGTATCAATTGATAAAGCCGGTGGTGATGAATCTGTTATGGATGACGACATGTCTGGGCATAATGAGCTAGCAGGAAGAAACCCTGtagacaacaacaacaacagtaAGATGAAAATGGGACAACCGGTTCAGTGACATCTTACAGCTTTTCAATGGAACCATGAAAAAAATTCTGTTTTAACTCCAAAAACCTGGAAAGCTAGACAACCTCTCATCATGCAATGACCATTAATATCGATCTTGTTGTCAGGTCTGTGTCCATTTGACTTTGGGAAATGGAGAATTAATTGTTTATCTTCCTGTATGGAACCTCTGTAAGTCTGTATTTTGTTGGGCTCCCTGCATTTAACTCTTCAAAATTTCTTGAAGTTAAGAGGTTTATCGTGGCCTCATGGATATAGGGATAAGGGGTTCATTTCTCTAGAAAGAGATATGGTACCCATATCCTTTTCAGGATGAATTTCAGTAGGGCTTGTGGTAGTGTTTTTAAGAGAGAGGCGGTAATCTTGGTAAACACATGCACTGATCATGTGTTCTGGGGAAAAGGAACTCAACGCAGATTTATAATGAAAACATGCAAAATGGAGTACCGTTGATTGCAGCAGCCTGGAACCTCTCTCTCATGATTCTCACAAACTTGAATAGATCATTACTGCAGTTTAGATCCTTCACCAATTCTTCAGAATCTTTCAGAAATGGAGTACATTGAAGTACTGTTATCAACACAAAAGAAGGCATCATTAACAACAACACTTTCACCAAAGAATATAATAATATGACTTAGGCAGTATAATTGCATGGATATTAGACAGTTGTAACTCACGGTTGTATCTATCTTTGTTGAGCTTTATGCAAAACGAATATTCATTGTCAGGGTTTTGAATGTCAATTTTGCTGAAGACAAATTTCACCCCTTGCAAAACGGTAATTGTAACTTTGTCAGCAGAGATAACACTGAGCTAATTTAATTGGCAATATCACTAAAACTTCCATTACCTTCACCACCAACAACTTGAAAACCAAGAAACTTTTTGTACCACATAAAAGCTTCATCTAGGTTCTTTTTCCCTGCTGCGTCAGTTTTAGCTTCAAGGGCTTCAATAGCTGCCATCAAATGAAGAGACATTAAGGGCTTATGGCCTATATATTTTAGTTTCTGTATGGCCAATGGAAAATATTGAAACAAAAGAACCAAATTAGCATAGACACAGCTAGAAATGCATACATAGCAAAAGATAAAACCCATATCATTAGAAAAGGATCTGAAAATACGATACATTGGACCTAAGAGCTCCAATCAATTCTCAATCTGGCCTTTTTATTTGTAATGCAGAGTAAAGCACTTAGAGACCAAGCAATAGCTGAGCCAATGCACCAAAACTGGAGTTCCTTAATAAAATAAAACCCCACAAATGATGCATTAAAGGCTGTGATTCTGAAACGACTTGTGCCCAACGGAAGTGAAGCCTAAATATCCTATCAAACAAATTGAGTGAACCGTAAGTCATAAAGGTATCTATCTCACTCCAAATTCCTGTACTAGAACCGCAAACTTATGTTACCTTCAAGTTGACTTGATATGACATTTGCATATTCATCTCTACTGGCCCTCTTATCAGTGACCAAACAGCTGAGCTGATCATTAGTTGCAATTGCGTTCGTAATGGATTGACCAGTAAGGTCATACTTTGTCTTGTTGCTACCTTGGACTGCAGAGGAAGTTTGAAGGGTCTCAGACCTTCCATGACCTGAAGAATATCCCAAAACACTAAATAGTGAAGAAAAGGTTGTACTTACTGGACAGAGCTTGTGCAAAATCTGCTTCAAGTTTGCGCAGCTGATCCTTTAGTTGGTTGGATTTTTCTGTCATCCAGAAAGGCACAAGCCCAAGTCAGTtccccatctttttttttattaccgTGAAACAGAATTTGTACTCACAATTCACAAATCGCAGTGCACAGTCAACGATAAATTAGTTGCAGGAATGCAAGAAGGGAACAATTAACCATAGGCCACACGCTTGGCTTATTTATGCGTGCAGAAGCAGGGATTAAGTATGCGACATTTGGAAAGAGTCGAATCTCCGAAATGGAAAAAAAGCAAGACAGAGAAATTGCTTGCGCGGATCCCACAGAAAACCTAAACCTAACATAGTCTAGTGTGAGATTTTAGATGAGACGAGAGTAAACCAGATCCAGTCCATCCGTAGTGATATAGTCCTACTCCAGTAAGGAAGAAGGGCCGATACCTCGCTGGGAAATGGTGTGGTTGGAGAGGGAgcgggcggagaggagggcggcgctgAATGCGGAGGCCGCTGCCTTGGTGCGCTCGCGGCCGTCGGCGATCTGCCGCTCGAACGCCAAACACTGCGCCGCCATCCTCCTGCGCAACTCgatggctcctcctcctccgccgccgccgccttccatggtgaagccgccggagccggagacgGGAGCGGCGTTGCTGGTGGCCGTtgggggtgggtgggtggagCCGAACCACTTCAAAAAAATTTGGCGTGTAaagcttatttatttatttattatccaCTGCGATTGGGCCGTGGGCCTTTGGTATTTTGGAGGCCCATTTAATCTGGATAGTTCGGCCCCGGAGCAAAGCATCATCAGTAC encodes the following:
- the LOC4326399 gene encoding kinetochore protein SPC25 homolog; translated protein: MEGGGGGGGGAIELRRRMAAQCLAFERQIADGRERTKAAASAFSAALLSARSLSNHTISQREKSNQLKDQLRKLEADFAQALSIQGSNKTKYDLTGQSITNAIATNDQLSCLVTDKRASRDEYANVISSQLEAIEALEAKTDAAGKKNLDEAFMWYKKFLGFQVVGGEGVKFVFSKIDIQNPDNEYSFCIKLNKDRYNLLQCTPFLKDSEELVKDLNCSNDLFKFVRIMRERFQAAAINGFLPASSLCPDMSSSITDSSPPALSIDTGRESTTTTSQSHSRSRAKNQDNPTKRGARPSNLLSSTRRSPRVAAADATNRY